The Pseudomonas asiatica genome has a segment encoding these proteins:
- a CDS encoding polyamine ABC transporter substrate-binding protein gives MRKVLKVIGGLLLASGASLAQAAEVDSGNTLRLYNWTDYIGETTLADFEKATGIKVIYDTFDGYETVQTKLLTGRSGYDLVMLNASLVPPLISAGVFQALDKQQLPSWHNLDQQVVNNLQGYDPGLKYSAPYTWGSSGVTYNVDKITARMPDAPIGSLAMLFDPRIVSRFADCGVTLMDAPTEVIPLALQYLGKDPRSASPADLKAAEQLLLGIRPYIRKFDSVNYLTSLPNGDVCLALTWSGDYATAQARAVEAKKDIKLSFFIPREGSLIWFDNLYIPKDAPHAANAHRFIEFLLQPQTMAKVTDYIHYANSNAAATALVRDEIRQDPAIYPDAQTRERLFAQKTQSPKDMRAITRVWSTVKTGF, from the coding sequence ATGCGCAAGGTACTGAAGGTGATTGGCGGTCTGCTGCTGGCGTCTGGCGCCAGCCTGGCCCAGGCGGCAGAGGTGGACAGCGGTAACACGTTGCGGTTGTACAACTGGACCGACTACATCGGCGAAACCACCCTGGCCGACTTCGAGAAGGCCACCGGCATCAAGGTCATCTACGACACCTTCGACGGCTACGAAACGGTACAGACCAAACTGCTCACCGGCCGCTCCGGCTACGACCTGGTCATGCTCAACGCTTCCCTGGTCCCCCCACTGATCAGCGCCGGGGTGTTCCAGGCGCTGGACAAGCAGCAACTGCCCAGCTGGCACAACCTCGACCAGCAGGTGGTGAACAACCTGCAAGGCTACGACCCCGGCCTGAAATACTCGGCGCCCTACACCTGGGGCAGCTCAGGGGTAACCTACAACGTCGACAAGATCACCGCGCGCATGCCCGATGCCCCCATCGGCTCGCTGGCCATGCTGTTCGACCCCAGGATCGTCTCGCGCTTCGCCGACTGTGGCGTCACCCTGATGGACGCGCCGACCGAAGTTATCCCGCTGGCCCTGCAGTACCTGGGCAAGGACCCACGCAGCGCATCGCCGGCCGACCTCAAGGCGGCCGAACAACTGCTGCTGGGCATTCGCCCGTACATTCGCAAGTTCGACTCGGTCAATTACCTCACCAGCCTGCCCAACGGCGATGTCTGCCTGGCCCTGACCTGGTCCGGCGACTACGCCACCGCCCAGGCCCGCGCGGTGGAAGCGAAGAAGGACATCAAGCTGTCGTTCTTCATCCCCCGGGAAGGCTCGCTGATCTGGTTCGACAACCTGTACATCCCCAAGGATGCGCCGCACGCAGCCAATGCCCACCGCTTCATCGAGTTCCTGCTGCAGCCGCAGACCATGGCCAAGGTCACCGACTACATCCACTACGCCAACAGCAACGCCGCTGCCACTGCGCTGGTACGCGACGAGATCCGCCAGGACCCGGCCATCTACCCCGACGCGCAAACCCGCGAGCGCCTGTTCGCGCAGAAAACCCAGAGCCCGAAGGACATGCGCGCCATCACCCGGGTCTGGAGCACGGTCAAGACCGGTTTCTGA
- a CDS encoding NAD(P)H-dependent oxidoreductase codes for MNVLIVHAHPEPQSFTAALRDQAVETFRAQGHQVQVSDLYAMGWNPVASADDFSQRENPEYLVYALEQRQGVKRGAIAADIQQELDKLLWADLLVLNFPIFWFSAPAMLKGWIDRVLVSGVCYGGKRFYDQGGLAGKKALVTVTLGGREHMFGEGAIHGPLEDMLRPILRGTLAYVGFEVLPPFVAWHVPYISDEARQAFLQQYRQRLEQLSDDQPLVFPRLEQFDEALYPLP; via the coding sequence GTGAATGTACTGATCGTCCACGCTCACCCCGAGCCGCAATCGTTCACTGCTGCCCTGCGTGACCAGGCCGTGGAAACCTTCCGCGCCCAGGGCCACCAGGTGCAGGTCAGCGACCTGTACGCCATGGGCTGGAACCCGGTGGCCAGTGCCGATGACTTCAGCCAGCGCGAGAACCCCGAGTACCTGGTGTATGCACTGGAGCAGCGCCAGGGGGTGAAGCGTGGCGCCATTGCCGCGGACATCCAGCAGGAGCTGGACAAGCTGCTGTGGGCCGACTTGCTGGTGCTGAACTTCCCGATCTTCTGGTTCTCGGCGCCGGCCATGCTCAAGGGCTGGATCGACCGGGTGCTGGTGTCGGGGGTGTGCTATGGCGGCAAGCGCTTCTACGACCAGGGCGGGTTGGCGGGCAAGAAAGCGCTGGTGACCGTGACCCTGGGCGGGCGCGAGCACATGTTTGGCGAGGGGGCGATTCATGGGCCGCTGGAAGACATGCTGCGGCCGATCTTGCGCGGCACGCTGGCCTACGTGGGGTTCGAGGTACTGCCGCCGTTCGTGGCCTGGCATGTGCCGTACATCAGTGACGAGGCGCGGCAGGCGTTTTTGCAGCAGTACCGGCAGCGCCTGGAGCAGCTCTCGGACGACCAGCCTTTGGTGTTCCCGCGTCTGGAGCAGTTTGATGAGGCGTTGTATCCGCTGCCGTGA
- a CDS encoding aldehyde dehydrogenase family protein: protein MREYARLYIDGAWQVPSGQGMAEVIDPATEQAIGRVPLGAEADVERAVMAARRAFDGWSRTPSSVRAGYITALAAQLKSRAAEMASLITDELGMPVQWCQAVQVEGPIAGLEQYAELAGLMDEVREVGNSLVYREAVGVCAFINPWNYPLHQMIGKLAPALAAGCTVVVKPSQETPLHAFLLAEMIEAIGLPAGVFNLVSGPGAKVGEALARHPQVDMVSFTGSTGAGVRVAQAAAPTVKRVCLELGGKSPLLITADADLHAAVRHGVQDVMINSGQTCTALTRMLLPASRYAEALEIAEAETRALVMGDPRDPASFLGPMCSAGQRRTVLDYIRLGQEEGARLLCGGDTPAGFERGFYVAPTLFADVDNRMRIAQEEIFGPVLCLIPYADEAQALALANDSPFGLSSAVWAGSREHGLALARQIRAGQCFINGGGFNYQAPFGGYKQSGNGREWGEEGLAEFVEVKAVQC from the coding sequence ATGCGTGAGTATGCGCGGCTGTACATCGACGGTGCCTGGCAGGTACCGAGCGGGCAGGGCATGGCCGAGGTGATCGACCCGGCCACCGAACAGGCCATCGGCCGCGTGCCGCTGGGCGCCGAGGCCGATGTCGAACGGGCGGTGATGGCTGCGCGGCGGGCCTTCGATGGCTGGTCGCGCACACCGTCCAGCGTACGCGCCGGGTACATAACGGCGCTGGCCGCACAGCTGAAGAGCCGCGCCGCGGAAATGGCCTCGCTCATCACCGATGAACTGGGCATGCCGGTGCAGTGGTGCCAGGCGGTACAGGTCGAGGGCCCGATTGCCGGGCTGGAGCAGTACGCCGAACTGGCCGGGCTGATGGATGAGGTGCGCGAAGTCGGCAACTCGCTGGTGTACCGCGAGGCCGTTGGCGTGTGCGCGTTCATCAACCCGTGGAACTACCCGCTGCACCAGATGATCGGCAAGCTGGCGCCGGCCCTGGCCGCCGGCTGCACGGTGGTGGTCAAGCCCAGCCAGGAAACACCGCTGCATGCGTTCCTGCTGGCCGAGATGATCGAGGCCATCGGCCTGCCGGCCGGGGTGTTCAACCTGGTCAGCGGGCCGGGGGCCAAGGTCGGCGAGGCCCTGGCCCGGCACCCGCAGGTGGACATGGTGTCGTTCACCGGCTCCACCGGCGCCGGGGTGCGCGTGGCCCAGGCGGCCGCGCCGACGGTCAAGCGGGTGTGCCTGGAGCTGGGTGGCAAGTCGCCGCTGCTGATCACCGCCGACGCCGACCTGCACGCGGCGGTGCGCCATGGCGTGCAGGACGTGATGATCAACTCGGGGCAGACCTGTACGGCCCTGACCCGCATGCTGCTGCCGGCCAGCCGCTACGCCGAGGCGCTGGAGATTGCCGAGGCCGAGACCCGTGCGCTGGTCATGGGCGACCCGCGTGACCCGGCCAGCTTCCTCGGGCCGATGTGTTCGGCAGGCCAGCGGCGCACCGTGCTCGACTACATTCGCCTGGGGCAGGAAGAGGGCGCGCGCCTGCTGTGCGGCGGTGATACGCCGGCCGGCTTCGAGCGCGGCTTCTACGTGGCGCCGACGTTGTTCGCCGATGTCGACAACCGCATGCGCATCGCCCAGGAGGAAATCTTCGGCCCGGTGCTGTGCCTGATCCCCTATGCCGACGAGGCCCAGGCGCTGGCCCTTGCCAACGATTCGCCGTTCGGCCTGTCCAGCGCGGTGTGGGCCGGTAGCCGCGAGCACGGCCTGGCCCTGGCGCGGCAGATACGCGCCGGGCAATGCTTCATCAACGGTGGCGGGTTCAACTACCAGGCACCGTTTGGTGGCTACAAGCAGTCGGGCAACGGGCGCGAGTGGGGCGAGGAGGGCCTGGCGGAGTTCGTCGAGGTGAAAGCGGTGCAGTGTTGA
- a CDS encoding pyridoxal phosphate-dependent aminotransferase: MRYAKLTQRIAGDGAAAWDIHYRALALQAEGKDILLLSVGDPDFDTPAPIVEAAIDSLREGHTHYADVRGKLALRQAIANRHRQRSGQAVDADQVTVLAGAQCALYCVAQCVLDPGDEVIVAEPMYVTYEAVFGACGAKVVPVPVKPENGFRVCPRDVAARITPRTRALALNSPHNPSGASLPRATWEALAELCIAHDLWLISDEVYSELLYDGEHVSPGSLPGMAERTATLNSLSKSHAMTGWRMGWVVGSTELATHLENLALCMLYGSPDFIQDAAVVALEQQLPELDVMREAYRQRRDLVCEQLADCPGIKVLKPDGGMFVMVDIRETGLSAQAFADRLLDSQGVSVLAGEAFGPSAAGHIRLGLVLGNEALADACRRIARCAAALMQGQAHA, from the coding sequence ATGCGCTACGCCAAGCTCACTCAACGCATCGCCGGCGACGGGGCCGCGGCCTGGGACATCCACTACCGCGCCCTGGCGCTGCAGGCCGAGGGCAAGGATATCCTGCTGCTGTCGGTGGGTGACCCGGACTTCGACACCCCCGCGCCGATCGTCGAGGCGGCCATCGACAGCCTGCGTGAGGGCCACACCCATTACGCCGATGTGCGCGGCAAGCTGGCGCTGCGCCAGGCCATCGCCAACCGCCACCGGCAGCGCAGCGGCCAGGCCGTCGATGCCGACCAGGTAACGGTGCTGGCGGGGGCCCAGTGCGCGCTGTACTGCGTGGCTCAGTGCGTGCTCGACCCGGGTGACGAGGTGATTGTCGCCGAGCCCATGTACGTGACCTACGAGGCGGTGTTCGGGGCCTGTGGCGCCAAGGTGGTGCCGGTGCCGGTCAAGCCGGAGAACGGCTTTCGCGTGTGCCCGCGTGACGTGGCCGCGCGCATCACCCCGCGCACCCGCGCCCTGGCCCTGAACAGCCCGCACAACCCCTCGGGGGCGAGCCTGCCGCGCGCCACCTGGGAAGCGCTGGCCGAGCTGTGCATCGCCCACGACCTGTGGCTGATTTCCGATGAGGTGTACAGCGAGCTGTTGTACGACGGCGAGCATGTCAGCCCTGGCAGCCTGCCGGGTATGGCCGAGCGCACCGCCACCCTCAACAGCCTGTCGAAGTCGCATGCCATGACCGGTTGGCGGATGGGCTGGGTGGTCGGTTCGACCGAGCTTGCCACCCACCTGGAAAACCTCGCCCTGTGCATGCTGTACGGCTCGCCGGACTTCATCCAGGACGCCGCCGTGGTTGCACTGGAGCAACAACTCCCGGAACTGGATGTCATGCGCGAAGCCTATCGCCAGCGTCGCGACCTGGTGTGCGAGCAGTTGGCCGACTGCCCGGGCATCAAGGTGCTCAAGCCCGATGGCGGTATGTTCGTGATGGTCGATATCCGCGAGACCGGCCTCAGTGCCCAGGCATTCGCCGATCGCCTGCTCGACAGCCAGGGTGTGTCGGTGCTCGCTGGCGAAGCGTTCGGCCCCAGCGCTGCCGGGCATATCCGCCTGGGCCTGGTACTGGGTAACGAGGCCTTGGCCGACGCTTGCCGGCGCATCGCCCGCTGCGCCGCCGCACTGATGCAGGGGCAGGCCCATGCGTGA
- the alr gene encoding alanine racemase, with product MPFRRTLLAASLALLITGQAPLYAAPPLSMDNGTAALTAQNSNAWVEISAGALQHNIRTLQAELGGKSKLCAVLKADAYGHGIGLVMPSIIAQGVPCVAVASNEEARVVRASGFTGQLVRVRLASLSEVEDALQYDMEELVGSAEFARQLDALAERHGKTLRIHLALNSSGMSRNGVEMTTWSGRGEALQITDQKHLELVALMTHFAVEDKDDVRKGLAAFNEQTDWLIKHAKLDRSKLTLHAANSFATLEVPEARLDMVRTGGALFGDTVPTHTEYQRAMQFKSHVAAVHSYPAGNTVGYDRTFTLARDSRLANITVGYSDGYRRVFTNKGHVLINGHRVPVVGKVSMNTLMVDVTDFPDVKGGNEVVLFGKQAGGEITQAEMEEINGALLADLYTVWGSSNPKILVD from the coding sequence ATGCCATTTCGCCGTACCCTCCTGGCTGCATCCCTCGCTCTGCTGATCACCGGCCAGGCCCCGCTGTACGCCGCACCACCCCTGTCGATGGACAACGGCACCGCCGCCCTGACCGCGCAAAACAGCAACGCCTGGGTCGAAATCAGTGCCGGCGCGCTGCAACACAACATCCGTACCTTGCAGGCCGAGCTGGGCGGCAAGTCCAAGCTGTGCGCCGTGCTCAAGGCCGACGCCTATGGCCACGGTATCGGCCTGGTGATGCCGTCGATCATCGCCCAGGGCGTGCCTTGCGTGGCGGTGGCCAGCAACGAGGAGGCCCGCGTGGTCCGCGCCAGCGGCTTCACCGGGCAACTGGTGCGGGTGCGCCTGGCCAGCCTCAGCGAAGTGGAAGATGCCTTGCAGTACGACATGGAAGAACTGGTCGGCAGCGCCGAGTTCGCCCGCCAGCTCGATGCCCTCGCCGAACGCCACGGCAAGACCCTGCGCATTCATCTGGCGCTCAATTCCAGTGGCATGAGCCGCAACGGCGTGGAAATGACCACCTGGTCCGGCCGGGGTGAAGCGCTGCAGATCACCGACCAGAAGCACCTCGAGCTGGTCGCGCTGATGACCCACTTCGCCGTGGAAGACAAGGACGATGTGCGCAAAGGCCTGGCAGCGTTCAACGAGCAGACCGACTGGCTGATCAAGCACGCGAAACTTGATCGCAGCAAGCTCACCCTGCACGCCGCCAACTCCTTCGCTACGCTGGAAGTGCCGGAAGCGCGCCTGGACATGGTGCGCACCGGCGGCGCGCTGTTCGGCGACACCGTGCCGACGCACACCGAATACCAACGTGCCATGCAGTTCAAGTCGCACGTGGCAGCGGTGCACAGCTACCCGGCAGGCAACACCGTCGGCTACGACCGCACGTTCACCCTGGCGCGTGATTCGCGCCTGGCCAACATCACCGTCGGCTACTCCGATGGCTACCGCCGGGTGTTCACCAACAAGGGCCATGTGCTGATCAACGGCCACCGTGTGCCGGTGGTGGGCAAGGTGTCGATGAACACGTTGATGGTCGATGTCACCGACTTCCCCGATGTGAAGGGTGGCAACGAAGTGGTGCTGTTCGGCAAACAGGCCGGGGGTGAAATCACCCAGGCCGAAATGGAAGAAATCAACGGCGCGCTGCTCGCCGACCTGTACACCGTATGGGGCAGTTCCAACCCGAAGATTCTCGTCGACTGA
- a CDS encoding 5-guanidino-2-oxopentanoate decarboxylase, translated as MNKHTPTAGQALVRLLASYGVETVFGIPGVHTLELYRGLPGSGIRHVLTRHEQGAGFMADGYARVSGKPGVCFVITGPGVTNAATAIGQAYADSIPMLVISSVNHTASLGKGWGCLHETQDQRAMTAPITAFSAVALRGDDLPELIARAWAVFDSERPRPVHISVPLDVLAAPVSRDWSAEVVRRPGRGRPCRDILDQAAVKLAAAKRPMIIAGGGALHAAEQLQQLSTRLAAPLFTSVAGKGLLPADAPLNAGASLCVEPGWQLISQADVVLAVGTEMADTDFWRERLPISGELLRVDIDPRKFNDFYPCAIALHGDARQTLAGLLEHLPALDRDPAQASEAVANLRLAIRSGHAPLQAVHQAILDRIAAVLPDDAFISSDMTQLAYTGNYAFASRAPRSWLHPTGYGTLGYGLPAGIGGMFASDHRPGLVLVGDGGFLYTAQELATAVEELDRPLVVLLWNNDALGQIRDDMLDLDIEPVGVLPRNPDFIGLARAFGCTVRQPRDLDALQADLASGFATPGVTFIELKHTCVC; from the coding sequence ATGAATAAGCACACCCCGACCGCCGGCCAGGCGTTGGTGCGCCTGCTGGCCAGCTACGGCGTGGAGACGGTATTCGGCATCCCCGGCGTGCACACCCTGGAGCTGTACCGCGGCCTGCCGGGCAGCGGCATCCGCCATGTGCTGACCCGCCACGAGCAGGGCGCCGGCTTCATGGCCGACGGCTATGCACGGGTAAGCGGAAAGCCGGGGGTGTGCTTCGTCATCACCGGCCCGGGCGTGACCAATGCCGCCACCGCCATCGGCCAGGCCTACGCCGACTCCATCCCGATGCTGGTGATTTCCAGCGTCAACCACACTGCCAGCCTGGGCAAGGGCTGGGGCTGTCTGCACGAAACCCAGGACCAGCGCGCCATGACCGCGCCGATTACCGCGTTCTCTGCCGTGGCCCTGCGCGGCGACGACCTGCCCGAGCTGATCGCTCGTGCCTGGGCCGTGTTCGACAGCGAACGGCCGCGCCCGGTGCACATCTCGGTGCCGCTGGATGTACTGGCCGCGCCGGTCAGCCGTGACTGGAGCGCTGAGGTGGTGCGCCGCCCCGGGCGTGGCCGGCCGTGCCGCGACATCCTCGATCAGGCCGCCGTGAAGCTGGCCGCCGCCAAGCGGCCGATGATCATTGCCGGTGGTGGGGCATTGCACGCGGCCGAGCAGCTGCAGCAGCTGAGCACCCGGCTGGCAGCGCCATTGTTCACCAGCGTGGCCGGCAAGGGCCTGCTGCCTGCGGACGCACCACTGAATGCCGGCGCCAGCCTGTGCGTCGAGCCCGGCTGGCAGCTGATCAGCCAGGCCGACGTGGTGCTGGCAGTGGGTACCGAAATGGCCGACACCGACTTCTGGCGCGAGCGCCTGCCGATCAGCGGCGAGCTGCTGCGCGTGGACATCGACCCGCGCAAGTTCAACGACTTCTACCCCTGTGCCATCGCCCTGCACGGTGATGCCCGGCAAACCCTGGCCGGCCTGCTCGAGCACCTGCCAGCGCTGGACCGTGACCCGGCTCAGGCCAGCGAAGCAGTGGCCAACCTGCGCCTGGCCATTCGCAGCGGGCATGCGCCGCTGCAGGCCGTGCACCAGGCAATCCTCGACCGCATTGCCGCCGTGCTGCCCGACGATGCCTTCATCAGCAGCGACATGACCCAGCTGGCCTACACCGGCAACTACGCCTTCGCCAGCCGGGCGCCGCGCAGCTGGCTGCACCCCACCGGCTACGGCACCCTCGGCTACGGCCTGCCGGCCGGCATCGGCGGCATGTTCGCCAGCGACCACCGCCCAGGCCTGGTGCTGGTCGGCGACGGCGGCTTCCTCTACACCGCCCAGGAACTGGCCACGGCAGTCGAGGAGCTGGACCGACCGTTGGTCGTGCTGTTGTGGAACAATGACGCCCTTGGCCAGATCCGTGACGACATGCTCGACCTGGACATCGAGCCGGTCGGCGTACTGCCGCGCAATCCGGACTTCATCGGCCTGGCCCGTGCCTTTGGTTGCACGGTGCGCCAGCCGCGTGATCTGGATGCGCTGCAGGCCGATCTGGCCAGCGGTTTCGCCACCCCCGGCGTCACCTTCATCGAACTCAAACACACCTGCGTCTGCTAA
- a CDS encoding acetate--CoA ligase family protein, translating to MSHSIRDNLKRLLAPRHLAFVGGRSMARALKRCAEGGFGGELWLVNPQHDSLEGIPCVARVADLPHAPDAVFIATNRELTLQCVAELAARGAGGAICYASGFAESGEEGRQLQQRLLAAAGNMALLGPNCYGLLDYLHGAALWPVAHGGQQVEKGVAILTQSGNFAYNLSMSDRSLPVAYMASVGNQAQLGVAELMDVLLDDPRVTAIGLHLEGLKNVPGFARAACKALQQGTPIIALKTGVSQIGAELALSHTSSLSGSDALYDSLFQRLGVIRVSGPVSFVETLKAAACGRLPVNGELIALACSGGDAGLIADYAERNQLVLPKLAQGQVAQLAEVLPAYANLVNPLDFTTAIWGDAAALQRMLDSTLSGAADAAMLVLDYPAAFTGERKECDLLLALYCDALERHGKIGFVTSAFPELLPACARERLHARGIAALQGVEDGLAAWGRIVAYQRNRQRLLEQGEATRVPLCPQALGGEGQLLDEWQSKQALRGFGLPVPAGVLSTPERAVADAARVGYPLVLKAVSAQLPHKTEAGAVALNLRDAAALEVALVQMRQRIAAYAPQVAFDQVLLEPMAEPPLAELIVGIKREHDFALALVIGAGGVLVELLKDSVSLLLPTTDDAIRSALLGLRSASLLQGFRGRPAADLDALVAAIRAVADYACENAGQLLELDVNPLMVGAHGTTAVDALIRLGQAQGERHE from the coding sequence ATGTCGCATTCGATTCGTGACAACCTCAAGCGCCTGCTGGCCCCCCGGCACCTGGCCTTCGTCGGCGGGCGCAGCATGGCGCGGGCGCTCAAGCGCTGCGCCGAAGGTGGCTTTGGCGGCGAGCTGTGGCTGGTCAACCCGCAGCATGACAGCCTCGAAGGTATCCCCTGTGTGGCGCGGGTGGCCGACTTGCCCCATGCCCCGGACGCGGTGTTCATCGCCACCAACCGCGAACTGACCCTGCAGTGCGTTGCCGAGCTGGCCGCACGCGGCGCCGGTGGCGCCATCTGCTATGCCTCGGGCTTTGCCGAAAGCGGCGAAGAGGGCCGCCAGCTGCAGCAGCGCCTGCTCGCCGCCGCCGGCAACATGGCCTTGCTCGGCCCCAACTGCTACGGCCTGCTCGACTACCTGCACGGCGCTGCCCTGTGGCCGGTGGCCCATGGTGGCCAGCAGGTGGAGAAGGGCGTGGCGATCCTCACCCAGAGCGGCAACTTCGCCTACAACCTGTCGATGAGCGACCGTTCGCTGCCGGTGGCCTACATGGCCTCGGTCGGCAACCAGGCACAACTGGGCGTGGCCGAGCTGATGGACGTGCTGCTCGACGACCCACGGGTAACCGCCATCGGCCTGCACCTGGAAGGCCTGAAGAACGTGCCGGGCTTCGCCCGTGCCGCCTGCAAGGCATTGCAGCAGGGCACGCCGATCATTGCGTTGAAGACCGGCGTGTCGCAGATCGGCGCCGAACTGGCGCTCAGCCACACCAGCTCGCTGTCCGGCTCCGATGCCTTGTACGACAGCCTGTTCCAGCGCCTGGGCGTGATCCGCGTCAGTGGCCCGGTGAGCTTCGTTGAAACCCTCAAGGCCGCCGCCTGTGGCCGCCTGCCGGTGAATGGCGAGCTGATCGCCCTGGCTTGTTCCGGTGGCGACGCCGGCTTGATCGCCGACTATGCCGAGCGCAACCAGCTGGTCCTGCCGAAGCTCGCACAAGGGCAGGTGGCGCAGTTGGCCGAGGTGCTGCCGGCCTATGCCAACCTGGTCAACCCGCTGGATTTCACCACTGCCATCTGGGGTGATGCAGCGGCCCTGCAACGCATGCTCGACAGCACCCTGAGCGGCGCAGCCGACGCGGCCATGCTGGTGCTGGACTACCCGGCGGCGTTCACCGGCGAGCGCAAGGAATGCGACCTGCTGCTGGCGCTGTACTGCGATGCACTGGAACGCCACGGCAAGATCGGCTTCGTCACCTCGGCATTCCCGGAGCTGTTGCCCGCCTGCGCGCGCGAGCGTTTGCACGCGCGTGGCATTGCCGCCCTGCAGGGTGTGGAGGATGGCCTGGCAGCCTGGGGTCGCATCGTCGCCTACCAGCGCAACCGCCAGCGGCTACTGGAACAGGGTGAGGCCACGCGGGTGCCGCTGTGCCCGCAGGCCCTTGGGGGCGAGGGCCAGCTGCTGGACGAATGGCAATCCAAGCAAGCCCTGCGTGGCTTCGGCCTGCCGGTACCGGCTGGGGTGCTGAGCACACCCGAGCGCGCCGTGGCAGATGCCGCCCGCGTCGGCTACCCGTTGGTATTGAAGGCGGTCAGCGCGCAACTGCCGCACAAGACCGAGGCCGGTGCAGTGGCGCTGAACCTGCGCGATGCCGCCGCCCTCGAGGTTGCGCTGGTGCAGATGCGCCAGCGCATCGCCGCCTACGCCCCGCAGGTAGCGTTCGACCAGGTGCTGCTCGAACCGATGGCCGAGCCGCCGCTGGCCGAACTGATCGTCGGCATCAAGCGCGAGCACGACTTCGCCCTGGCCCTGGTGATCGGTGCCGGTGGCGTGCTGGTCGAGTTGCTCAAGGACAGCGTCAGCCTGTTGCTGCCGACCACCGACGATGCCATCCGCAGCGCGCTGCTCGGCCTGCGCAGCGCCAGCCTGCTGCAAGGCTTCCGTGGCCGCCCGGCCGCCGACCTCGACGCACTGGTTGCGGCTATCCGCGCGGTGGCCGACTACGCCTGCGAAAACGCCGGGCAACTGCTGGAGCTGGATGTGAACCCATTGATGGTCGGTGCCCACGGCACCACCGCGGTCGACGCGCTGATCCGCCTCGGCCAGGCGCAAGGAGAACGACATGAATAA
- a CDS encoding acyl-CoA dehydrogenase family protein, protein MNFQLTQEQEMLVEAVRSFVAKELLPHEEAVDRADAVSPELAAQIRGKAIAAGFYAFNMPEEVGGGGLDYLSQALIERELSKVSWALHVFVARPSKILMACKDEQINDYLLPCVQGEKIDCFALTEPGAGSDANAIKTRAVRQGDDFVINGSKHFISHAGHADFAIVFAVTDTYEHNGRKRNAVTAFLVDRGTPGMTIRRGPKCVSNRGYHTYELFFDDCRVPASKVLGEVGKGWEVANAWLTAGRVMVAANCVGQAQRALDLSLQWAADRKQFGQAIGSYQGVSFKLADMATQIRAAEMLTLHTAWKMDQGSMTDGEAGMAKLFASEVLGKVADEAVQIFGGMGLMDEGPVERIWRNARIERIWEGTSEIQRHIIARELLRPLLR, encoded by the coding sequence ATGAATTTCCAACTGACCCAAGAACAAGAAATGTTGGTGGAAGCGGTACGCAGCTTTGTCGCCAAGGAGCTGTTGCCCCATGAGGAGGCAGTGGACCGCGCCGATGCCGTGTCGCCCGAGCTGGCTGCGCAGATCCGCGGCAAGGCCATCGCTGCCGGGTTCTATGCCTTCAACATGCCCGAGGAGGTCGGCGGCGGTGGCCTGGACTATCTGTCCCAGGCGCTGATCGAGCGCGAACTGTCCAAGGTGTCCTGGGCCCTGCATGTGTTCGTCGCGCGGCCATCGAAAATCCTCATGGCCTGCAAGGACGAGCAGATCAACGACTACCTGTTGCCCTGCGTGCAGGGCGAGAAGATCGACTGCTTCGCTCTCACCGAGCCGGGCGCCGGCTCCGATGCCAACGCCATCAAGACCCGTGCCGTGCGCCAGGGTGACGACTTCGTCATCAACGGCAGCAAGCACTTCATCAGCCATGCCGGCCACGCCGATTTCGCCATCGTCTTCGCCGTCACCGACACCTACGAGCACAACGGGCGCAAGCGCAACGCGGTAACGGCCTTCCTGGTCGACCGGGGCACGCCGGGCATGACCATCCGCCGTGGCCCCAAGTGCGTGAGCAACCGTGGCTACCACACCTACGAGCTGTTCTTCGACGACTGCCGGGTGCCGGCCAGCAAGGTGCTGGGCGAGGTCGGCAAGGGCTGGGAGGTGGCCAACGCCTGGCTCACCGCCGGCCGGGTGATGGTCGCCGCCAACTGCGTGGGCCAGGCCCAGCGTGCCCTCGACCTGTCGCTGCAATGGGCCGCCGACCGCAAGCAGTTCGGCCAGGCCATCGGCAGCTACCAGGGCGTGTCGTTCAAGCTGGCCGACATGGCCACGCAGATTCGCGCTGCGGAAATGCTCACCCTGCACACCGCCTGGAAGATGGACCAGGGCAGCATGACCGACGGCGAGGCCGGCATGGCCAAGCTGTTCGCCAGCGAGGTGCTGGGCAAGGTTGCCGACGAAGCCGTGCAGATCTTCGGCGGCATGGGCCTGATGGATGAAGGGCCGGTCGAGCGCATCTGGCGCAACGCACGCATCGAGCGCATCTGGGAAGGCACCTCGGAAATCCAGCGGCACATCATCGCCCGCGAACTGCTGCGCCCGCTGCTGCGCTGA